CGGCGGCGCCGAGGAAGACGCCGTAGGCGGCGGAGACGAGGCAGGCCTTGAGGACGCTCTTCAGGCGGCTCTGGCCGTGGAGCCGGCGCAGGGCGGCGCCGAGATGGAACGGCGGCACGGCGAGCAGCAGCAGGCCGGGGATCGTGCCCCACCCCTCGCCGGGAAGCGCGGCGAGGACGCAGAGCGCGATGACGACGACGAAGCAGAACGTGTGGTGGTGCAGCGAGAGGACCAGATGGTCCACGAAGTACGTGTCGCGGCGCAGGTAGGTGAGATGCAGCAGCGCGGCGAAGAGCGGCATCAGCACGAAGAGCGCCTTGGAAAAGCTGGACAGGAAGACGTGCCTGAACGCTTCCGGATTCTGCTGGGCCTTCTTGATCCGCGCGCCGAGGAGGGAGGCCGAGGGGTGCTTCCTCAGCTCGGCGTCCATCGCCTTGCGGGACCGCGCGATCCGTTCGGCCCGGGCGCGGGCCGGGTCCGCGGGCGCGCTCTTCGCGGCGGCGCCCGCGGCGCCGGCGGGCGTCGCGGCCGCGCCCTGGCTCGCGGGAGCGGCGGCCGCGCGCGGGTCGCCCGGCGTCGCGTTCGGGTCTCCCGAAGTCACGGCGGCGTCCTGACTCGCGGGCGCGGCGCCCGCGTTCGGGCCG
The sequence above is drawn from the bacterium genome and encodes:
- a CDS encoding DUF3667 domain-containing protein, with translation EQDQRLPLKALAHVVVHEVAHVDHKILHTLRLLVCRPGALTEDFLAGRRARHVRPLRLYLVMSFLLVAALTIFPLFGEKKNPGKKDADVRLELNEALDAATANARRPTPKSSAAGPAPAGAAADETADASGTADAASADDVPAGPNAAAVLASQGAAATPGGADAGVVPASQGATATPGGPNAGAAPASQDAAVTSGDPNATPGDPRAAAAPASQGAAATPAGAAGAAAKSAPADPARARAERIARSRKAMDAELRKHPSASLLGARIKKAQQNPEAFRHVFLSSFSKALFVLMPLFAALLHLTYLRRDTYFVDHLVLSLHHHTFCFVVVIALCVLAALPGEGWGTIPGLLLLAVPPFHLGAALRRLHGQSRLKSVLKACLVSAAYGVFLGAAVVFLLYVSLPDVV